The following are from one region of the Vitis riparia cultivar Riparia Gloire de Montpellier isolate 1030 chromosome 14, EGFV_Vit.rip_1.0, whole genome shotgun sequence genome:
- the LOC117930557 gene encoding pectinesterase inhibitor 10-like, with the protein MAKARGGLSASPSSSMPRLAQSAVRGVTSPPAQDSTVPPSEGGTPSQRRYPTRRSPTDPVPPTTKAKRPASRPPAKRAKFSGPGEPSQTPQAEPPTKDSQIPVGIPLEAIIRRPMIAGPPIEATWIAEIDHSTQRPSSTLRLSNSSQSSGIHSICYRGITWSIFSPLGSSII; encoded by the coding sequence ATGGCAAAGGCTAGAGGAGGCCTTTCCGCATCCCCATCCTCGTCGATGCCTCGTCTAGCACAGTCCGCCGTCAGAGGCGTCACTTCGCCACCTGCTCAGGACTCCACCGTTCCCCCATCTGAGGGTGGAACGCCTTCTCAGCGCCGGTATCCCACCAGGAGGTCGCCCACTGACCCTGTGCCGCCCACCACCAAAGCCAAGAGGCCTGCTTCTCGGCCACCCGCGAAGAGAGCCAAGTTCTCGGGTCCTGGAGAGCCATCCCAGACACCTCAGGCAGAGCCGCCTACAAAGGACTCTCAAATTCCTGTGGGGATTCCTCTCGAGGCCATCATCAGGCGTCCTATGATCGCAGGGCCGCCTATAGAGGCAACCTGGATTGCAGAGATCGATCATTCCACTCAGAGACCTAGTTCGACATTGAGGCTCTCAAACAGCAGCCAGAGCTCAGGGATTCATTCTATTTGCTACAGAGGTATCACATGGAGCATCTTCTCACCCCTAGGCAGTTCTATTATctga